One window from the genome of Eucalyptus grandis isolate ANBG69807.140 chromosome 7, ASM1654582v1, whole genome shotgun sequence encodes:
- the LOC104434901 gene encoding calmodulin-binding protein 60 B-like, translating into MAETAKEWANRSFDERVVSNRWLLGVKRDLLVVGMGGGRIEMGRKWLKVTKQVKQCSHWRNMNGGLLPGEFASFIEPLFRKVVCYASQSLAVLLEKDSSPVSEEVERVISSFHDPPLRAPSNPVGTSEESSLRLQFVTKLPTTIFADSQIEAEDGTPLRIEVVDGRTNERVTSGPLSSIKLQIVILDGDFGSDEGEDWTEQEFNSNIVHEREGKRPLITGVLNVTLQGGIGSLRNLIITDNSSWMKSRKFRLGAQAAQKVSTEMRIREARSEPFVVKDRRAEYLKIDKFSLLSAVNKKHHPPSLSDEVWRLQKIAKHGPLHKCMSSRSINTVQDFLQLHEVDASSLRNILGTRITNRTWETIVRHASTCVVDDNKMYAYYQDLNKSSILFNSVMKVTQATLDGQTYQSVDKLTHSQKILVQNLRRQAYHSKNQWVPLDSLPSITPSRALANLPIEPLIGPNPPLHHPDYTVLNQDRPEVTPECNYSQASTPHCYNVTGKRKLDCLGLESHIIAKILDPTAAKSSARQDVSSGCSAGKSSHHPGYSQGPFALEFHSSPEDLYQVPSLIPGNFC; encoded by the exons ATGGCTGAAACAGCGAAGGAATGGGCTAATCGAAGCTTCGACGAGCGGGTGGTCAGCAACCGGTGGCTCCTAGGGGTCAAAAGGGACTTGCTGgtggttggtatgggtggaggtaggattgaaatggggagaaaatggcTGAAAGTCACAAAACAGGTGAAACAGTGCAG TCATTGGAGAAATATGAACGGTGGACTGTTGCCGGGTGAATTTGCATCTTTTATCGAGCCTCTCTTTCGGAAAGTGGTATGCTATGCCTCTCAGTCTCTAGCTGTGTTGCTTGAGAAGGACTCAAGTCCG GTTAGTGAGGAAGTGGAACGTGTGATCTCCAGCTTTCATGATCCACCGTTAAG AGCACCGTCTAATCCTGTTGGAACTTCTGAAGAAAGCAGTTTGCGACTGCAGTTCGTTACCAAATTGCCGACAACCATCTTCGCTGACAGTCAGATAGAAGCTGAGGATGGTACTCCTCTGAGGATCGAAGTAGTAGATGGCAGGACCAATGAGAGGGTTACAAGTGGCCCTCTATCTTCCATAAAGCTCCAAATTGTCATCCTTGACGGCGATTTCGGATCGGACGAGGGAGAGGATTGGACTGAGCAGGAATTCAATAGCAATATCGTTCATGAAAGGGAAGGGAAAAGGCCATTGATTACCGGGGTGCTGAATGTGACCTTGCAAGGAGGAATTGGTTCCCTGCGTAATTTAATCATCACCGACAACTCAAGCTGGATGAAAAGTCGGAAATTCAGGTTAGGAGCTCAAGCTGCTCAAAAGGTTTCTACAGAAATGAGAATAAGGGAAGCAAGAAGTGAACCTTTTGTTGTTAAAGATCGTCGAGCAGAGT ACTTAAAGATTGACAAGTTTTCTCTGTTAAGCGCAGTGAACAAGAAGCACCACCCTCCATCTCTGAGTGATGAAGTATGGCGTTTGCAGAAAATAGCCAAACACGGCCCTCTACATAAGTGCATGAGTTCAAGAAGTATCAACACTGTTCAAGATTTCCTCCAGTTGCACGAAGTTGATGCATCCTCTCTGAGAAAC ATACTTGGCACTAGGATCACCAATCGGACATGGGAGACTATTGTCAGACACGCCAGCACCTGTGTGGTTGATGATAACAAGATGTACGCTTACTACCAAGATTTGAACAAGTCCAGCATACTGTTCAATTCGGTAATGAAAGTTACTCAAGCAACACTTGATGGCCAAACTTACCAGTCGGTAGACAAACTGACCCACTCTCAGAAG ATTCTGGTGCAGAACTTAAGAAGGCAAGCTTACCATAGCAAGAATCAATGGGTGCCGCTTGATTCCCTCCCCAGCATCACTCCTTCGAGAGCCCTGGCCAACTTGCCTATAGAGCCGTTAATTGGCCCGAACCCGCCTCTTCATCATCCAGATTACACAGTGCTAAACCAAG ATAGACCCGAAGTGACTCCCGAATGTAATTACTCCCAGGCTTCAACACCGCACTGCTACAATGTCacagggaagagaaaattagatTGTCTGGGGCTAGAGAGTCATATCATTGCAAAAATCTTGGATCCGACCGCGGCAAAGAGCTCGGCGAGGCAGGATGTTTCGTCCGGTTGTAGTGCTGGCAAAAGCAGTCATCATCCTGGTTACTCTCAAGGACCGTTTGCCCTGGAATTTCATTCATCTCCTGAGGACCTCTACCAAGTGCCATCTCTGATCCCTGGCAATTTCTGTTGA